From the Robertmurraya sp. FSL R5-0851 genome, the window AGCTAATTTCATAATTAAAAGAAGTCACCGCTACTTTCGCAAAAGTAGCGGTGACTTCTTTAATTTTTTATACCCCTTTGGAAGTGGTTCATTTCTGCTATTTCAGATATATATTGATAATTATCAATCATATTCCTAAGTGCCTCACCATCAGAAATTGGTAGATTCGGGTCGTCTAACCTTTTTAGTAAATTTTCGATTTTAATTGCTAAGTGACGCTTTATTTCAAAATAATTCAAAAGTTCCA encodes:
- a CDS encoding DUF3896 family protein — its product is MELLNYFEIKRHLAIKIENLLKRLDDPNLPISDGEALRNMIDNYQYISEIAEMNHFQRGIKN